Sequence from the Populus nigra chromosome 17, ddPopNigr1.1, whole genome shotgun sequence genome:
caaacacTTATCCCAACAAAAAGTACGTTTTGTCTATCCCTTTATCTTaaataccaaaaagaaaaggttaacaAGACAAAAAGACCAAAGAATTAAGTAGAATATGTTTTACTTTGTCCTTTTTTCCCGTTAAAGCTGCTACACTAATTTGTTTAATCTGCacgattaattattaattaacctaATCCAAAAAAGGATGCttttgctagaaaaaaaaagttgagtgtttttactattttcacatggatttatatgaaataaaaatattaaagttcaaAATAATATGGAAGCAAAGATCATAGTTAATAAATCTAAGCCGGAAGTCAAACCGGTGCAAGTTGTAGATCAAGAATTGAACGGgctatcatatatatttttttttaaataaaaaattaaaaaaaatatatattttttaaaacaatcaacatatatttattttgaccaGTCAACTAAATTTTGggataatttaagattttaactacatcacatcaatcaattaacctttattttagttttattttttaaaaaaacttggctTTGACCGACAGAACCGGTCTATGTTATTATGAGCAATCTCCAAAcggtaaaaaattgaaacattaactttataataagcacaaaaaacaaacatgatcataaaaaaaaaagacaggaaACGGATGAAGAACTTGGTGATTACatgtaagaaaaattaagaatgaaTCATgcaggaaaaaggaaaaaaataatttatttttaatcatatataaagtgttttcatgcatatacttatgtgtgtgtgtgtgtgtgtataatggtcaaaagaaaaggcaaagatagctaataataaaattgtaatCAATGAAGAGAACAAGATCTTACCATTAATGGTGTAACGTTTGGAGAATCCACTGAAATCTGAAGGCGTGAACTCATCAAGCACAGACACAGGGCTAGGTTGCTGCAACAATGGATGGTCATGACCTTTCTCTGGTCTTCCCTCATCATCAGCATCATTACCAGTGCCAGCTACACTACTCTTCACTACATCGATTATTTTCTTTAGTGCTTTTAAGTCTTCATCACATTTTTCCAGTGCACCTAGCAGCCTCCTTCTCTTCTCGGCCACGGCCAATTCGGAGGTTGTCAATGGTGGAATATCACCCAGCCCCATTAGTCTTGCCACCAGGGCTGGTGGAGCCCGGAAACGTTCAGGGGAGTTCAAGGATTTTGAACGCCTTATTTCTGCTGGCAATGTTGGGCTTCTTGGTACTATATCACACGAGAATCTTGGGGaatctttgttttcttgttgtaatgaagtggaagaagaagatggtgaaGAAGAAGGTTGTGATGGTGATGGTCTtggtttttgctttgtttttgttgttggtgAAGAAACTCCATTTCTTTCATGCTTTTTCCCTGGAAAATAATGtaagataatataattaattacaattaCTCGTCTACTTCCAACAGCCTAATTAAGCTTTTAAATTAAGTAGTTCGTTAATAAATTTACGAGCTTGCAATAAAAGAGAAATCAGCAAGGAAATTTACCAAAAGTGAGGAATCTACGGCGATTGTGGTACTTGTAAACTACTTGGAAAATGCCAGACATACACCCGATGCTCTTTGAACGAATTTTCTCGGGTGCCGGAGAGCTTTCTCGCCGGGAAGATGAAGAGAGCGAGGGATCTTGTCCCTTCATATTTCTCCAGCTCCTTCTCTTCCTGTGCTTTCTCTTATGGGGCAAACCAGTTGTGTTAAAAGAGGGATGTCGTGTAATAAATTgtgagcaagaaaaaaaatgtggtcTTGTGCCTTAAAGTTAAAGCAATTGAGAAAACATTATAACACagcaggaaaaaaagaaaaagaaaaaaagagaggcaaaaAGAGAGAGTGATTAAAGCCATGCACGTGGGTTTCTTTTTGGAAGAGCTCAGACCTCTGATGGTGGGATGTGGTGTGGGGGACTAGTTTATGACAGCCCTTTGATTTTCAGATTGCCAGGCAAAATCTGATGagctcaagaaaaataaaatgtgacGAGGCTGTTTTTTTGCatcttgatttgtttattttaagttCTTGGTAAGTTGTAGTATTTGCTACTCAAGATATGAAAGATGGCATGGGGTTTCAATGGCTCTACTTGTTTAAATGTAGTGAAAcgattcaaataattaattaaatggcccagctgataaaaataattatttttatttttatttttattgttatattgtgtttaaattcttttaaaagattCTACAAATCTAATTctataaagaattaatttgttaTAACATCTCGAGATTGGAAAGgcattcaaatataaaatttttattatttttaatttttttagctattttcatattttaattatttttcttttttttcatgtatagaTTATAATGTTTATTGCCCTTTCCAAATATATCAGATTTACtataattttaggatttgaaaaactctatttttttttggttataagTTGCATCATTTAATATCATTAtgtattttgggttttttttttaagaggatTGCAACCATTCTCATTTGATTTACTATTTGAAATTGTTTAGTAGTGCGatctaaaagtaatttttaaaaattttgaatgtttttttactttgaattagtatgtttttaatgtttttaaatcattttgatgtgctgatctcaaaaataatttttaaaaaataaaaaaaatattattgacatgcttttctgaataaaaaacactttgaaaaacaacagcAACCATACTCTTAAACACACTCtaacatttacaaaaaaatatgtttagatCAACTTTTACATAGATTAAATCTTTCTTAACAAAATTTGTGTTGGTATATGTGCTGATCCAATTCAACCAACTAATTCTAGCTAGGTCTTGGGGTAATTTTTCGATATCTTGTCTGCATCCTCTCCCATTTTTGTCAAGGTTTAACGAGGATATAATCCTAGCCTTGAGACATGATCACTTGGAACCACCAAAACGTTTTACCATTGCAAATTCATGTGTATGTATACTTGCAGAATTGTACTCTTATCCTATAGACTGTAGCAGATACATGTATATCAGCTACGTTTTGTGATTGTCGGCTTCATCTCACACAAACATTACAGCTTCTATTCCTCTCTAGATATCTAATCTCTTAGCTTTCtcgtgttttttatatatagcttTCAGAATTGTCTGCTACATTTTCATCTTTAATCAAAGTAACTAATAGCACTGTAAGAATCAAACTCCATAATCAATTGTTTTGAAGACAATGATCAGTACTCTAAAGCAAGCCTTTTGAATTGTCAAAAACTGGGTTTCGTTGGAGTTATGCTATCTTAAGAGCAAGAGAAAATGAAGAGAAATATCTCTTCATAATTTCCAAGAACTCCATCGATCTTTGATTGACCTGCAGGAACATTCCGTTTCAGCGTGGCTAAAGGAGGAAGTATCCAAGATGAATCACTTTCTCGTGTAATGTGCTGTACGCTTTAACTGGCACATAAAGGAAAGGAGTGGTGATGTGATGAAGGAGATAACGAGACATCATTTTCCAGGACTTCCCTGCCACCTCAAGCACGGGGCAGTATGCCTTGTCTTTTAACTACTACATGTCTttgcttttataaaagttaCCCGTCCTCGCACCCCACCACAAAACAACAGTGCCGGGGCTCAGAGGCGGATGTTTTGGAGAGGATGGACGCGTTTTCTCTGCGATACTGTCAAATGTTGAGCAATGATGAAAGGGTTTTTGATGTTAGCTTATCTTGTCATTCTCTTCAGTACTCTCATGCTGCTGGATTCAAGACTTGACCACTTGACACCTTTCTAGTTAAGGACATAGTTGTGTTGATGTTCTGTGGCTTCTTTGACCTATGTGTTCATCATCTCAGTTAATTAAAGCCTATAACCAAGAACAAAGAGATGGTATATATGAGATTATTGCAGTCTCGAAAAAATATTTGGAGATTTTagaagtatttaattttttatattgtataattaaataaaaatggtattaaaaaataaagtttttaaatttaatgaagtTTATAACCCAGATTGTAAATTTTACGGGTCCAGTTGTGAAGTCCGAGTTGATTTAATATATCGCCgtcttaatgttaaaaaaatatcatcttgaatttttttcaacgtcaaatcatgtttttttactaGTCTTCCGGGTTGTTTCTACCAAGTTGACTAGGTCACGTCGAGTTAAAttctatacaatttaatttaaattcagaTTAAGTAAGGAGTTGAATTAAAAGAATTCATGTTAtactgaatttaataaaataacaaataatccTTGCTGCCATGACATTTGTTTtacattaaatttgtttttatttgaaccgACAACATagtaaactaaatagaaatctaaataaaatgacttagaataaactatttaaaagaaaataaagtaacaTATTTAATGCTTTATTGATAGTTGAATGTCTGAATCTTCAGTACTGGCATAACTTATTTAGAGGCCTCAATAAATAAcgattttcttaaatttagaCAAATAATTGTTCGGATTAACAGCGGTCCATCTTTATCCGATATTGGTGGTTCAGATATTGAGAAGAAAACTGTGAGTGATTGGTAAGAAGTTCATCGATCAAATTAATTTCTGTTCACAAGACATTATGTAAGAATAAATGTTTGTCAAAGCTTTGAGGAGAGGCACAAGAACGTGAGCCTCTTTATTGGATGCCACCTTTATTGCAACAAGCACAAGGCAACTGACAGATCAAAGCACAGACAACCACCAGCCGACGACCTCATGAGCTTACCAACCTAGAATTCAGGCTGCCACAAGAAAGTAGCAATAGCATTCTGATCACTGCAATACAAGCAAGGATGCTGTTGCTCAAAACCTTGTGCCTGTAACACCTCCCTGGCCATTGTCACAAGCTGCTTATTACTCAGTTGACCTGAATGTTGCTTCAACACCATCTGCACTGCGTTGCTAAATGCCCCATATGCTTTTCCTCCACCCTCATTCGGGCTCATATCAGCGGAAGTCTCATTTGCTTGGCAACCACTAAGTAAAATTCCCTCGTCTGGTTTTAGTGAGTCAAATAAGTCCCATTCAAGTGGTGGCAATCTGTACTTGAGGCTGGCATCAGTTCCAAAAAACTCTAACAAGTGGGTGCCAACGTCAGATGTGTTAATGTTCGTTAGAGATATAAGGTGTTGCAGTATTGATTCAAATGGGATGGATTTAGGGTTATGAGAATGCAATGTGGTATTATTTGCTGTGATGGTTGCATTAGGCCCTATTTGCTCCTTCTCTTTGTCAATTAGGCCACCACTGTGGCATGAATCAGAAAGGATGGTTAAGCTTGCTCCTTTTGGCAGCCGGTTCACTAACTGCCTGAAATCCACATCTGCATAATAGAGAATAACATTATTCGCCGGCACCTCAATCCTATATGGAAACTTTAAGAACTCAAAATAATGTTACTGATCATAGTCATGCGTGATACAGTCGTCTAATCTTAATCTTACATGCATACGCCTAATCGTATGCGTGATACAGTCGTCTAATCTTAATCTTACATGCGTACGCCTAATCGTATATGGCCTGAATATTTAAGAACATTTACCAGTAATGAGATTAAAATCGCAGGGCACAATAGCCTCATCCTGCCTGAATGCATGGCCAGGTTTGTTGGATGGAATCCATGTTCCATGTCCACTATAATGGAAGAACAGAACATCCCCTGCTTCAGCTTGATCAATCATGTGACCAAGTGCCCTCTTTATGTTTGCACCAGTGGGAAGAACCACGGACCCTGGTGCATCAGTTAGGAGCTGGACATGGCTAGCATCGAACCCGAACCGTTTCACAAGCACTTCCTTCATGGCTAGCACGTCATTGATGCATCCATGCAACTCATTTTGGGTGTTTGGATAGTTGCACCCTACTAAAACAGCCATCCTCTTCTTTCCCATCTCCATTTTTGCAGGTAATCTGAGTACAAAAACAAGGCTAGGTTTCAGTTTCTTCTTTGTTAACACTGCTTGGATTGTGTTCTGTGGTTTCATATTTATGCGTACACAAATATTTCCTTGCACGTATATTTTGCTTGCATGTTGTTTGAAGCAaccattatattttatatattgcaTAACTTTCAAGGGTGGGAAGGTTAGTTAATGGCAAAATTATTGAAGCAGCAAAACAAATAATGCTCCAGATTGCGTTCAAAAATCAGTTTTCTATTTGATGGCCGGCAAGGAAATAGGGTTTGCTTGTACTACTGCTTCTCTGACTACCTTGCAAGGTCATCTCCAAATAGTTAGGCAATAAAGAATAATTGGGAAATTTTCGTTAAAAATAGAATTAGCTGTGCAATTTAAAAACAAGGACTCGTCGTTCCATGGTGATTTTAGTGGtggtttatatttatttatttttgaaaaaaaaaaaacaggagccATCTCTACAACTCCACCACCACCGCTGCCGTCAAAACCACTCTTCCAAGCTCCACAATCACCCCAAACCCATAACGGTATCCTGCAACCTCAACTTAGAGTTATAGCGAGATTTCAAAATGGGGTGGTGGTTGAGATGGTTGGCTTGATTTGGGGTGATAGGCGCTGCATCTTTACAAGGGTAATTACAATAACAAGAGAGATGATGCATAGACGAGAACATTTGTTACATGGGGATTATGCTCAGCTTAAAAAGGCAATtttagagggtttttttttttaatgtgttaactgttgtttttaaattggttttatttagaaatatattaaaataatatatattttttattttttaaaaattatttttaatatgatctaaaacactcaaaaaaaatttaaataaaaaagatagtttttttttaattttttcaagagcaaaaacaaacatgctacTAATAATTATTATTCGAAGTCCACTGTGTATTTGTTTTGAGGCCAGATCATTAGCAAATGAGAAAAGATTATTGAACCAGTTtagagattttaaaattttggacCAACTGGCCCATATGATCAATTATGTGAGACTAGACAGCATCACCATTTTTCCTGCTGCTTTCGGGGCTGCATTCTCTAAAGTGGTTTCAAACGTTTTACAACCCCACCAAAATCTGAAAATGAAACGTGTGTAATCTACATAAAGAAGAAGGTATTAGACGTTGTCATCACAGCAAAATTGTTTTAAACTATTACATTACTGTAAGCTGATAAGTATACAATACAAGGAGAGGCTGCTGGAGATGCAAGTTACTAATCCTTGATCCTTCCATGCTCAAAGAAAAACATGCATTAGCAAGGACAAGTGGTTCTTATTTGCTATTGTCATGAAGAGCAAATCTTCTGTGGTTTTCTGGTTGATTACATGGGGTTATACAGTTGAGCGTATGCCAAAGTTGAAGGATTGGGTTAGCTAGGAAAAAGAATTTGGAATCAGTTTCcccgtgttttttatttatttatttgttggttGATGTCAACTTTTGAAACAGAACTAAGAAATGTTGTCATCAGGAAGAGCTAGAAATGGTTTGAATGTCAAGAACAGTCCAATCACCTCGATCATGTTAAGGAGGAAGAAGACCATGTGATCACCTGCATTGCAAAATGGCAATctaattaaggttttatattaaaatgtcGGAGAGTAAATTAGATGAAGCGTGGGTTACTAGATGAAAAGTTCTGAGATGATTCTAccagaaaataatataagaaaggGAGGGAGAACAACGTGGCAGATACTTTTTCTTGGGAAATTACAGTTTCTTATGTTACTACAGATGTGCTTCCTAAGATTGTTGCTTCATGGCATCAGAATCCTTCTTTAGATTATCTTACAGGGAAATTACTATCTGGTGAAGCTGTGGGGTCTAAGTACACTTGGGAGGATTATCACTTGCATAGGAAAGGCAAATCAGTAGTTGGTAATGATCTACAGCTTCAGAagcattgattttttatcatGACTACCGTTGGAAGGCATTCTGGAGTTGCAGTTACTAACAAGAAGCTTGAAACTTTGTTTTACTGGAAATTTGTTAcagagaagatgaaatatcaaaaattttatGCCCACCACGTTCCATCTGTTAGGCATGGGAAGGTTCTCTGTTGGTTTCCTAGGTTATAACTTCCCTGACTAGTCTCAAGAGGctgtttcaactttcaatattAAGGGCAATCAGATTTATAACCAATCTATCAATTCCAATTAGGTGTTCTGAACAATTGGTCTTGCCCTTGCCTGTCACCTAGAGAACTAGTCTAAGAGTTCTTTATAGAACCTGCATATCTTCTAAGGAATGGGAAGGAGCATTTGCAGAGTTTTGTACCTGGGAGAAAAAATGCACTCTGACGCTTTTGTGCCCAAGAGAAGCTGTAAATAAAGAAAGCATCGATCAGTGTGACATACTGctgaacaagtttttttaattaacagataatttaagaaaaaggcTTATGATGCACACATAATTATCCCATGAAATCCACTTACAGGATAAATCGCATTGTCTATTTCCTTTTGCCCCAAAAAATTCTATAGGATGTTCCTGAATGTTTGGATGAACCAATAAGGGACACTAGAATGTTAGGAGTCCTTGGTGTTCTATGCATTGGTTCATGTTAGGAGTCCTTCTAGGTTAGCAAGGCACCTTGGTTGTATTCCAATGACACTTCAAGATATCAGTGTTGACCATGTTTGGTGtaatgcaaaatgataatatgTTCTTGGGAGTTCAAGAAACTAGGATCTTTTCTTAGTTTCTTTTCCTACTCCCTCAATCCATCATAAAGACTTTAAAAATCCTTTAAGTACCCTTTTTTTGTACTTAATGCTGTCTATACTGCAGTTGAAGAGAAACATGCTGGCAAAATTACAATTTACTGACTGTAACTACTGTTTGTCTGTGACAATAAATTGAGACAGAGGAAATCAATGTTAGCGAACCCATTTAAAGAACACATATTTGGACTTGTTAGGCCTCCTTTCAATCGTAGGTGAATCCTTCATTTCAGTTTCTTATACATGAATAGCTCCAAAAGCTGGTATTCAGCTTGATTTAGGAATGGTGCTAATTACTGGCAAAAGGGAATAAATAGACCTATGTTCTATTTTCTCATGATTTTCCATCAGTCCTGCATCACTATGAAGGCTGAGGATAGGAGGTAGTTCCACAAGAAACCATGATGGAGAATTGTCACTAGCATATGCGGTAGATGCATGTTCTGGTTCGTTTTTTGAGCATGAAATATAACACCCTTCAAACATGCTTCATAGCTCGTAGCTTCTAGAACCAGATTAATATAATGCAGCAACGATTTGAATCTCACAAAATAGAACTAGCCATTTCATTCGATCGAGACTCAAAAGGATACTTACAGGGAACCTCCAGCTGCAGGACCAATTGCTTTGAAAAGGGACATGGCAGACATTGAAATTCCATTTGCGGCACCCCTTTGTTGTTGTGCCTGACATTAAGTTCAAGCAACACATTTTACAAAATGAAGTCATCTACCTATAGCCTATTGCTAAGATGCAAGATAAAGAGAAAAACGTTGAGGCAAAAGGAAGGTAAAGTTACCACTGATCTATTTTGCAGAAGGAACAATCCTGTTGTGATTGATACCTACACGAGTCATAAAGAAATGGAAGAGGTTGATGAAACattgattgataattttaataacaGAATGGATGATATAAATAAGTTTCCCTTTTCTTACCTTCCcacgagaaaaataaataaaaagaaaactcccATTTGAAGTTCAATGTGTAAACAAGTCTAGTGCTACAAGTCCATGGTTGAAGTGGCATTCATAGCATGCCAATATATATTCACATCTGagctttataaaaaagaaattttcagcAAAATGCTAGTAAAGTTGTTTAGATCCTTTATCTGGTGGAGAGAACATCGAAAAAGTTAGCAGGGAAGCTTGTGAACCCAAATTTCAGCTAAATGCTAGTTGAATAAAGTTTTCTATGTCCTTTTTTGGGTGGAGAGGACAGTGGAAAAGTTACTGGGGAAGCTTGTAGACCAGAATTAAGGACTAAAAATTCAGTAGGTCCATCAGAAAAATGGCTTACAATAGAGGCATCAATCTCTAACAAGAACAAATAGTGACAGCACACTAAAATAAGTATGTTAAGTGCTCAAATAAAAAGCACTTACAGAGAGCACGTTCTTCAGGATGGATGCGCAGTTGATCAGTAGCATGAGGGTGAGGCCTTTTAGCAGAGCTATAAAAGGGTAACTAGATAGCAACGGTATGGTCAAGACCTTCACAAATGACAAGAAAGTATTTTatgtaaataagaaaatattcttATGTAAATTATAAGAAGATATTTTATGTAAAGGAGGACTCAATCAAAACAGatgcaatattatttttaagcaGAAATTGTGTTAAGGGCATACTGCTCCTAGGCGAGATACCATGACCGGTCCAAAATTTCTCTCAGCCACTGGGTATATAAATAGCTGAAAGAGTAGCAGTCCAAAGCCTACATAAATAAGTGATGAAGTGAGAGATATCATATCTATAACATTTGATAACTTCAGAGTTGATGACCTCACAagggataaaaaatttatgagcTTAATCAATTATATGATGATGCTGGCTGGTATCTACTACCTGAAAATGCAAGAACTTCACCGACATCTGCAGTGGAAAAGCTCAATCCCCCATTCTTCCTAGGACTAACAGCCCATAATGAGAAAATCTGTGGTAAGAAAATAACCAATTTATGATCAAGCATATTTgttaactaaaagaaaaaatctccaGATGGGTAACATGCTCCAGGGCAAAAACATAGTACTCTATTAAACCTAAGCCTGGCTTGGCAATCAGGCATCCTTGAGTAAATTTCTGAAGCATGGGAAAgctttttaatatatcataacACAGAGGAAGCTATCATCTAATTTCATGGAAGATAGAAAGAAATCCAAAGGCAGTTAGTTGGGAAGGAAATGTGATTAAGTTGATCACATCAGTAGCCTTTGATTCTTCTATAACAAGAACATATCAAGTGATTTACAAAATAAAGGAGAAGGCAGGAGGGGGAGAAATAATCCTAAAATGAAGTTGCCAGTGTACTTTAGTGAccttaatattataaataaaagaaattatagaaaTTCATGGTTGGCACAGTTGATGGAAAGACAGAAGTATTTAAGAGAATAGGAGCATACATCTTGACTAACCTAAAATATGGTATTTATCGATGGATTCATGTTAGATGATATCAAGGGCCAATTCACAATATAACATGCATGAGCTAGGTTTCATGAGTGAATATTACCTCTGCATATGCCATGTCATGAAGTTGGAACACACAGTACGCGATAATAGATGATATCAAGGGCCAATTTTTCAGCAGGCTTTTTTGAGAAGAGTTGGACTCAAATGTGGTGGCCCCAAGTGCATCAGAATCATTGCACTCTTCATCATTTCCTTTATGGTTGTGTATCGTCTCCTGCAGAAATTTTAAGGCTCCATGTTAAACTATATAAAGCTCTTACAAGAAGAGCATACAAACATGCATCAAGAAGATCTAATCAACACATTTGAGCATCTGACCTCTTCTAAGCAGTATATAGTGATGCATTAATCAGAGAGAATCAAACAAGATACAAATTTAACAGTTTGTACAGTAACATACCGGAAGCAAACAACAAACCACCAATACACCGACAGAAAAGATTGATATCAGAAGGCAAGGTAACAGGTACGGAAACCTGTAATGTCATCCATTTGGAGGAAATTTAGcacaaatgaaaatcaaaagattACAACAATAAGGAATAAAATATGCTTAAAgtaaaaaagttgaaggactAATGCTTACCTTCCAAAAagagaataagaagaaaatatatttggaaattTCTCTGCAGGCTACAGTGTCAATAtttccaaaattaattaataaataagtaaTTGTAGTTGAGTTAAACAGATAAATATCATCTCGGTGATATTTCGTTCGATAAGTAGTGCATTGAGAAATACCTGAGCAAGAAAACCTCCAAGTGCGGGACCAATAACTAATCCAATGCCCCATGAGGTGCTGATCTGAAACAAGTATAATCCATTCGATACTTATTAAACTACAATCAATCTTTAACAATCACAAAAGAAGAGGCTCTCTTACAATTGACATTCCTAAAGCTTGATATTCTTTACGGCAAACTTCTGAAGCATATGCCTGGGTCAAATGAGCACTCAGCATATTTAAATATAACAGACAGGAAATAAAAGCAGTGTTAAACATTTACATATCCATGAACAATAATCATATGCTAGGTAACCCTGCCAAGTAATACAAGAAGAAAGGCCAaatgatcaaatcaaacatccaATGAGCAGCGGGCACTGTTTAACATTTGAAAACAACCACATGGTCCACAAGCCGTCCACAGAGTAGACAAGGCAGAAAGGGCCTTCAGCTTAAAAATCTTCTAGCA
This genomic interval carries:
- the LOC133676899 gene encoding protein ZINC INDUCED FACILITATOR 1-like isoform X4 codes for the protein MFGRALTSVLWGMIADRYGRKPVIIFGTVSVVIFNTLFGLSTSFWMAISTRFLLGSLCGILGPMRAYASEVCRKEYQALGMSIISTSWGIGLVIGPALGGFLAQPAEKFPNIFSSYSLFGRFPYLLPCLLISIFSVGVLVVCCLLPETIHNHKGNDEECNDSDALGATTFESNSSQKSLLKNWPLISSIIAYCVFQLHDMAYAEIFSLWAVSPRKNGGLSFSTADVGEVLAFSGFGLLLFQLFIYPVAERNFGPVMVSRLGAVLTIPLLSSYPFIALLKGLTLMLLINCASILKNVLSVSITTGLFLLQNRSVAQQQRGAANGISMSAMSLFKAIGPAAGGSLFSWAQKRQSAFFLPGDHMVFFLLNMIEVIGLFLTFKPFLALPDDNIS
- the LOC133676863 gene encoding uncharacterized protein LOC133676863, coding for MKGQDPSLSSSSRRESSPAPEKIRSKSIGCMSGIFQVVYKYHNRRRFLTFGKKHERNGVSSPTTKTKQKPRPSPSQPSSSPSSSSTSLQQENKDSPRFSCDIVPRSPTLPAEIRRSKSLNSPERFRAPPALVARLMGLGDIPPLTTSELAVAEKRRRLLGALEKCDEDLKALKKIIDVVKSSVAGTGNDADDEGRPEKGHDHPLLQQPSPVSVLDEFTPSDFSGFSKRYTINGRVPQQQKKKPGGEEGITNISFFDRIMSYENMVHGKGHERVVSSPLWTSKAMIESVNEVCKDIAWGERREIGRIGMALQDYICRDLIEEIVKELGFDCIYQLGPLPFESCKKRLRF
- the LOC133676899 gene encoding protein ZINC INDUCED FACILITATOR-LIKE 1-like isoform X2 codes for the protein MDGNGIGESFLKKKKKKKKKYYEDCPALPISSLFPFLYFMIRDFHIAKREEDIGYYAGYVGSAFMFGRALTSVLWGMIADRYGRKPVIIFGTVSVVIFNTLFGLSTSFWMAISTRFLLGSLCGILGPMRAYASEVCRKEYQALGMSIISTSWGIGLVIGPALGGFLAQPAEKFPNIFSSYSLFGRFPYLLPCLLISIFSVGVLVVCCLLPETIHNHKGNDEECNDSDALGATTFESNSSQKSLLKNWPLISSIIAYCVFQLHDMAYAEIFSLWAVSPRKNGGLSFSTADVGEVLAFSGFGLLLFQLFIYPVAERNFGPVMVSRLGAVLTIPLLSSYPFIALLKGLTLMLLINCASILKNVLSVSITTGLFLLQNRSVAQQQRGAANGISMSAMSLFKAIGPAAGGSLFSWAQKRQSAFFLPGDHMVFFLLNMIEVIGLFLTFKPFLALPDDNIS
- the LOC133676899 gene encoding protein ZINC INDUCED FACILITATOR 1-like isoform X3, translating into MLVMWVRKIFIRDLYSRALTSVLWGMIADRYGRKPVIIFGTVSVVIFNTLFGLSTSFWMAISTRFLLGSLCGILGPMRAYASEVCRKEYQALGMSIISTSWGIGLVIGPALGGFLAQPAEKFPNIFSSYSLFGRFPYLLPCLLISIFSVGVLVVCCLLPETIHNHKGNDEECNDSDALGATTFESNSSQKSLLKNWPLISSIIAYCVFQLHDMAYAEIFSLWAVSPRKNGGLSFSTADVGEVLAFSGFGLLLFQLFIYPVAERNFGPVMVSRLGAVLTIPLLSSYPFIALLKGLTLMLLINCASILKNVLSVSITTGLFLLQNRSVAQQQRGAANGISMSAMSLFKAIGPAAGGSLFSWAQKRQSAFFLPGDHMVFFLLNMIEVIGLFLTFKPFLALPDDNIS
- the LOC133676899 gene encoding protein ZINC INDUCED FACILITATOR-LIKE 1-like isoform X1, producing MDENGIGESLLRKNKYYEDCPGCKIELSKETNTGVPFKYLLYVWIVVLCAALPISSLFPFLYFMIRDFHIAKREEDIGYYAGYVGSAFMFGRALTSVLWGMIADRYGRKPVIIFGTVSVVIFNTLFGLSTSFWMAISTRFLLGSLCGILGPMRAYASEVCRKEYQALGMSIISTSWGIGLVIGPALGGFLAQPAEKFPNIFSSYSLFGRFPYLLPCLLISIFSVGVLVVCCLLPETIHNHKGNDEECNDSDALGATTFESNSSQKSLLKNWPLISSIIAYCVFQLHDMAYAEIFSLWAVSPRKNGGLSFSTADVGEVLAFSGFGLLLFQLFIYPVAERNFGPVMVSRLGAVLTIPLLSSYPFIALLKGLTLMLLINCASILKNVLSVSITTGLFLLQNRSVAQQQRGAANGISMSAMSLFKAIGPAAGGSLFSWAQKRQSAFFLPGDHMVFFLLNMIEVIGLFLTFKPFLALPDDNIS
- the LOC133677060 gene encoding metacaspase-9-like, giving the protein MKPQNTIQAVLTKKKLKPSLVFVLRLPAKMEMGKKRMAVLVGCNYPNTQNELHGCINDVLAMKEVLVKRFGFDASHVQLLTDAPGSVVLPTGANIKRALGHMIDQAEAGDVLFFHYSGHGTWIPSNKPGHAFRQDEAIVPCDFNLITDVDFRQLVNRLPKGASLTILSDSCHSGGLIDKEKEQIGPNATITANNTTLHSHNPKSIPFESILQHLISLTNINTSDVGTHLLEFFGTDASLKYRLPPLEWDLFDSLKPDEGILLSGCQANETSADMSPNEGGGKAYGAFSNAVQMVLKQHSGQLSNKQLVTMAREVLQAQGFEQQHPCLYCSDQNAIATFLWQPEF